The proteins below are encoded in one region of Alistipes indistinctus YIT 12060:
- the cdaA gene encoding diadenylate cyclase CdaA → MGFIDITLIDIIDILVVALIMFQIYRLTRGTNALRIVVGILIVYLLWIVVRVLKMELLSMILGQIIGVGVIALIVVFQQEIRRFLLLLGTQYSHRKNTLFGRWFKSRQSIDRALEWIDPIVNACADMAASKTGALIVIGRSISLDPLIERGEPIDARVSSALIKTIFFKNSPLHDGAIVIANGRIAAARCVLPSTEREVVPSEFGMRHRAALGASEVTDALVIAVSEERGTISVARKGHIRQNLTPIQLHAHLSKVLSLS, encoded by the coding sequence ATGGGCTTTATCGACATAACGCTGATCGACATCATCGATATCCTCGTGGTCGCGCTGATCATGTTCCAGATCTACCGGCTTACACGGGGTACGAACGCATTGAGGATCGTGGTCGGCATCCTGATCGTATATCTGCTATGGATTGTGGTCAGAGTGTTGAAAATGGAGTTGCTGAGTATGATCCTGGGACAGATCATCGGGGTCGGCGTGATCGCGCTGATCGTGGTGTTCCAACAGGAAATCCGGCGGTTCCTGTTGTTGCTCGGAACGCAGTATTCACACCGAAAAAATACGCTTTTCGGCAGGTGGTTCAAATCGCGCCAGTCGATCGACCGGGCGTTGGAATGGATCGATCCGATCGTGAATGCTTGTGCGGATATGGCCGCTTCGAAGACCGGCGCACTGATTGTGATCGGGCGCAGCATCAGTCTCGATCCGTTGATCGAGCGGGGTGAACCGATTGATGCCAGGGTGTCGTCGGCCCTGATTAAAACAATATTTTTCAAAAATTCACCGTTGCATGACGGAGCGATCGTGATTGCGAACGGAAGGATCGCTGCGGCACGGTGTGTGCTCCCTTCAACCGAGCGTGAAGTTGTGCCTTCGGAATTCGGGATGCGGCACCGGGCGGCACTCGGCGCTTCCGAGGTGACCGATGCGTTGGTGATCGCCGTTTCGGAAGAGCGCGGGACGATTTCCGTGGCCCGGAAAGGGCACATTCGGCAGAACCTGACTCCGATCCAGTTGCACGCTCATCTGAGTAAAGTATTGTCGTTATCCTAA
- the secDF gene encoding protein translocase subunit SecDF has protein sequence MQNKGALKFLAIVLAIACAYQLSFTFVTRHVEKQAARYAAGDPVKEQNYLDSVKSQPVYNLGFVKFNYKECKEKEINLGLDLRGGMNVMLEISVEDVVRALSNDSKDPVFNQALAQAREAQKSSTSDYITLFASAYEKVSDGGKLCYIFNTPELREVITPASTNEQVIRVLREQAEGAIANSFNVLRNRIDRFGVAQPNIQRLENSGRILVELPGVKEPERVRKLLQGTASLEFWATYENNEIYPALEQANALIRDLQAAGSLAGATDSVAKTTAEAILAADSTVAKTEAKEESSLLKELDSLAPQNKPAAEVHDTSAMSAQYPLFAKLQPIVDQQGQLGAGPVVGRALSFDTATVNRYLNLPQVKALLPRDVKLLWGIKASDPGETIFDLYAIKANTRDGKAPLDGGVVTEAREEYSQHGASAEVSMVMNAAGARSWARLTADNIGRSVAIVLDGYVYSAPRVNQEIEGGRSSITGNFTIQEAKDLANVLKSGKLPAPARIIQDTVVGPSLGQESINAGMMSFILAFILVLIYMIFYYNTAGLVAGIALICNLFFLLGVLVSFGAVLTLPGIAGIVLTMGMAVDANVIIYERVKEELRAGKGLALSLKEGFKNAMSAIIDGNLTTLITGIVLFIFGTGPVQGFATTLIIGILTSLFCAIFITRLIFTGMLNKGWKIRFSNKYTENFLAHTHIDFIKLRHITYIISIALVVATVVSLATRGLSYGVDFSGGRAFVVRFDRPVTANEVREALQPVFEGSSYEVKQFGKENQMRIVTQYKYDDAGDNVTAEIESMLYQSLSPLMTQKLTESEFQTTQTSPYGIISSDKVGPSVAHDITVNSFIAVLFSLLAIGIYIMLRFKRWQWGMGGVISLAHDAIITIGIFSMLHGLLPFNMEIDQSFIAAILTIIGYSINDTVVIFDRIREYQELYPKRSVRDNINNAINSTLARTVNTAGTTFVVLLAIFLFGGEVIRGFIFALMFGIVMGTFSSVFVATPVAYDMINRKQRG, from the coding sequence ATGCAGAATAAAGGTGCACTAAAATTTCTGGCGATTGTTCTTGCAATAGCCTGCGCGTACCAGCTTTCGTTCACGTTTGTGACGCGCCATGTCGAGAAGCAAGCCGCCCGTTATGCCGCCGGGGATCCGGTCAAGGAGCAGAATTATCTGGACTCCGTCAAGTCGCAGCCCGTGTATAACCTCGGGTTCGTGAAGTTCAACTACAAGGAGTGCAAGGAGAAAGAGATCAACCTCGGTCTCGACCTGCGCGGCGGTATGAACGTCATGCTCGAGATTTCGGTTGAAGACGTCGTGCGCGCACTGTCCAACGACAGCAAGGACCCGGTGTTCAACCAGGCGCTCGCCCAGGCCCGGGAGGCCCAGAAAAGCAGCACCAGCGACTATATTACGCTCTTCGCCTCGGCTTATGAGAAGGTGTCGGACGGCGGCAAGCTGTGCTACATTTTCAATACGCCCGAGTTGCGCGAGGTGATTACCCCGGCCAGTACCAACGAACAGGTGATCCGCGTACTGCGCGAGCAGGCAGAAGGTGCCATTGCCAACTCGTTCAACGTGCTGCGCAACCGTATCGACCGTTTCGGTGTGGCACAGCCCAATATCCAGCGCCTCGAAAATTCCGGCCGTATTCTGGTGGAATTGCCCGGCGTCAAGGAGCCGGAGCGTGTCCGCAAGTTGCTGCAGGGAACGGCCAGCCTCGAATTCTGGGCCACTTACGAAAACAACGAGATTTATCCCGCCCTCGAACAGGCCAATGCGCTGATCCGCGACCTGCAGGCTGCCGGCAGCCTGGCCGGTGCAACGGATAGCGTTGCCAAAACGACAGCGGAGGCCATTTTGGCCGCCGATTCCACTGTAGCCAAAACAGAGGCCAAAGAGGAATCGTCGCTGCTCAAAGAACTGGACAGCCTCGCACCCCAGAACAAACCCGCCGCAGAGGTGCATGACACTTCGGCGATGAGTGCACAATACCCGCTTTTTGCAAAACTGCAGCCGATCGTTGACCAGCAGGGGCAGCTCGGTGCAGGTCCGGTAGTGGGCCGTGCATTGTCGTTCGATACCGCTACGGTGAACCGTTACCTGAACCTGCCGCAGGTGAAGGCGCTGTTGCCGCGCGATGTGAAACTGCTGTGGGGCATCAAGGCTTCCGATCCGGGTGAAACGATTTTCGATCTTTATGCGATCAAAGCCAATACGCGCGACGGCAAAGCTCCGCTCGACGGCGGTGTCGTAACCGAGGCGCGCGAGGAATATTCGCAGCACGGTGCATCGGCAGAGGTTAGTATGGTGATGAACGCTGCCGGCGCCCGTTCGTGGGCTCGCCTGACCGCCGACAACATCGGCCGCAGCGTCGCGATCGTCCTTGATGGTTATGTCTACTCGGCTCCGCGTGTGAACCAGGAGATCGAAGGCGGCCGTTCTTCGATCACCGGCAATTTTACGATCCAGGAGGCGAAAGACTTGGCCAACGTCCTCAAGTCGGGTAAACTGCCCGCGCCTGCCCGGATTATCCAGGATACCGTGGTCGGCCCGTCGCTGGGACAGGAGTCGATCAACGCCGGTATGATGTCGTTTATCCTCGCGTTCATCCTGGTTCTGATTTACATGATCTTCTATTACAATACGGCGGGCCTTGTTGCCGGTATTGCATTGATATGCAACCTGTTCTTCTTGCTGGGCGTATTGGTGTCGTTCGGAGCCGTACTGACACTGCCGGGTATCGCCGGTATCGTATTGACGATGGGTATGGCCGTCGATGCGAACGTGATCATCTATGAACGCGTGAAAGAGGAACTCCGGGCGGGCAAAGGCTTGGCCCTGTCGCTCAAAGAGGGTTTCAAGAACGCCATGTCTGCCATTATCGACGGTAACCTGACCACGCTGATTACCGGTATTGTGCTGTTCATTTTCGGTACGGGACCTGTTCAGGGTTTTGCCACGACGCTGATCATCGGTATCCTGACCTCGCTCTTCTGCGCAATCTTCATCACGCGCCTGATCTTTACCGGAATGCTCAACAAGGGTTGGAAGATCCGCTTCTCGAACAAGTATACGGAGAATTTCCTGGCCCATACGCATATCGACTTTATCAAACTGCGTCACATCACTTATATTATTTCCATTGCATTGGTTGTAGCGACTGTCGTATCGCTGGCGACCCGAGGTCTGAGTTACGGCGTCGATTTCTCCGGCGGACGTGCTTTCGTCGTGCGCTTTGACCGTCCCGTGACCGCCAACGAGGTGCGCGAAGCATTGCAGCCCGTTTTCGAAGGTTCGAGCTACGAGGTGAAGCAGTTCGGTAAGGAGAACCAGATGCGTATCGTAACGCAGTACAAGTATGACGACGCGGGCGACAATGTGACCGCCGAAATCGAATCGATGCTTTACCAGTCGCTTTCGCCGCTGATGACCCAAAAATTGACCGAATCCGAGTTCCAGACGACCCAGACCAGTCCGTACGGCATCATCAGTTCCGACAAGGTCGGCCCGAGCGTGGCGCACGATATTACGGTAAATTCGTTTATCGCCGTATTGTTCAGCTTGTTGGCCATCGGAATTTATATCATGCTGCGTTTCAAACGCTGGCAGTGGGGTATGGGCGGTGTGATCTCGCTGGCCCACGACGCGATCATCACGATCGGTATTTTCTCGATGCTGCATGGGCTGTTGCCTTTCAATATGGAGATCGACCAGTCGTTCATCGCTGCGATCCTGACGATTATCGGTTACTCGATCAACGACACGGTGGTAATCTTCGACCGTATTCGCGAGTATCAGGAACTCTATCCGAAACGGAGCGTACGCGATAACATCAACAACGCTATCAACAGTACGTTGGCCCGTACGGTCAATACGGCGGGAACCACTTTCGTCGTGCTGTTGGCGATCTTCCTGTTCGGCGGCGAGGTGATCCGCGGCTTTATCTTCGCGCTGATGTTCGGTATCGTGATGGGTACCTTCTCGTCGGTATTCGTGGCCACACCGGTCGCGTACGACATGATCAACCGGAAACAACGCGGGTAG
- a CDS encoding mechanosensitive ion channel family protein: protein MEFETVPRFFVLQWIEKYLFQWGFSDAAADLITFLVACGLAVLLLWLLNFIGTWILTHIVALAVHRSRTLWDDFLMRRHFFNRIIKCLTGALLLFSARIIFAGYNPAVITGIEVTARVFITVMGALACGSFLDALNDVYNSKPIAKQKSIKGIVQTAKLVIYIIAGIIGIAILLRKDPTQLLVGLGASAAIMSLVFKDTILGFVASIQISAQDMIHPGDWIEMPSKGADGVVTDINVSNVKVRNWNNTITMIPIYSLVSEAFTNWRSMEESAGRQFRRPLYFDVTSLGELTPQQVEAIEKHPAVTAVAIKMQQIFRETNTGHAVLNLALFRCYAQAYLSQHPQIAADQTLIVRYLPFDENGIKLELYGYSAEKRFAFYEAIVADIINHLFIAAPVFGLKFYQRPSASQSAVLLAGTDDTDRNDSHDTLLSGSAH, encoded by the coding sequence ATGGAATTCGAGACCGTTCCCCGTTTTTTTGTCCTGCAATGGATCGAGAAGTACCTGTTTCAGTGGGGCTTCTCGGACGCCGCAGCCGACCTGATCACTTTTCTGGTAGCCTGCGGACTGGCCGTGCTGCTGCTCTGGCTGCTGAACTTCATCGGGACCTGGATACTGACCCATATCGTCGCACTGGCCGTACACCGCAGCCGCACGCTGTGGGACGATTTCCTGATGCGCCGCCATTTTTTCAACCGCATCATCAAGTGCCTCACCGGGGCTTTATTGCTCTTTTCGGCCCGAATCATCTTCGCAGGTTACAACCCGGCGGTCATCACCGGTATCGAAGTAACCGCGCGCGTCTTCATCACCGTTATGGGTGCACTGGCCTGCGGATCGTTCCTCGATGCGCTGAACGACGTCTATAACTCGAAACCGATCGCCAAGCAGAAATCGATCAAAGGGATCGTCCAAACGGCCAAACTGGTGATCTACATCATCGCAGGCATTATCGGCATCGCAATCCTGCTGCGCAAGGACCCGACCCAGCTGCTCGTCGGACTGGGTGCCTCGGCGGCCATCATGTCGCTCGTGTTCAAGGATACTATCCTGGGCTTCGTCGCATCGATCCAGATTTCGGCACAGGACATGATCCATCCCGGCGACTGGATCGAAATGCCGTCGAAAGGGGCCGACGGTGTCGTGACGGATATCAACGTAAGCAATGTAAAGGTGCGCAACTGGAACAATACGATCACCATGATCCCGATCTACTCGCTCGTCTCGGAAGCTTTCACCAACTGGCGCAGCATGGAAGAGAGCGCGGGCAGACAGTTCCGTCGACCGTTGTACTTCGACGTGACCAGCCTCGGCGAACTGACCCCGCAACAGGTAGAGGCCATCGAAAAACATCCGGCCGTCACGGCCGTTGCAATCAAGATGCAGCAAATTTTCAGGGAGACCAATACGGGACACGCCGTGCTGAATCTCGCCCTGTTCCGGTGCTATGCGCAAGCATACCTGAGCCAGCACCCGCAGATCGCCGCAGATCAGACGCTGATCGTACGCTACCTGCCTTTCGACGAAAACGGAATTAAACTCGAGCTGTACGGCTACTCTGCCGAAAAGCGATTCGCTTTCTACGAGGCGATCGTGGCGGATATAATCAACCACCTGTTCATCGCTGCGCCGGTCTTCGGGCTGAAATTCTACCAACGTCCGTCGGCATCGCAAAGCGCCGTACTGCTTGCCGGGACCGATGACACGGACAGGAACGATAGCCATGACACGCTCTTGTCCGGCAGTGCGCACTAA
- the dnaK gene encoding molecular chaperone DnaK yields the protein MGKIIGIDLGTTNSCVAVMEGNEPVVIPNSEGHRTTPSIVAFVDNNERKVGDPAKRQAITNPKRTITSIKRFMGETYDQVSKEIGRVTYPVVKGDNNTPRVEIEGRKYTPQEISAIILQKMKKTAEDYLGTEVSEAVITVPAYFSDSQRQATKEAGEIAGLKVRRIINEPTAAALAYGLDKAHKDMKIAVYDLGGGTFDISILELGDGVFEVKSTNGDTHLGGDDFDHVIIDWMAEEFQKQHNIDLRKDPMAMQRLKEAAEKAKIELSSATSTEINLPYIMPVDGIPQHLVMTLTRSKFEQLADKLIRDTIEPCKKALADAGLTTSDINEVILVGGSTRIPAIQKVVEDFFGKTPSKGVNPDEVVAVGAAIQGGVLTGEVKDVLLLDVTPLSLGIETMGGVFTRLIDSNTTIPTRKSEVFSTASDNQPSVEIHILQGERQMARDNKTIGRFHLDGIPAAPRGVPQIEVTFDIDANGILNVSAKDKGTGKEQKIRIEASSGLTEQEIQRMRDEAKANEAKDKEERERVDKVNAADSMIFSTEKQLKEYGDKLPSDKKSAIESALGKLKEAHKAQNLADIDKYTTELNNAWQAASQDIYNAQNAAGSQAQGAADSGNAGAGSAGNASAGSGSASGDNVTDVEFEEVK from the coding sequence ATGGGAAAGATTATCGGAATTGACCTCGGAACCACGAACTCCTGCGTTGCCGTTATGGAAGGCAACGAGCCCGTTGTGATTCCCAACAGTGAAGGACACCGCACGACGCCGTCGATCGTGGCATTCGTGGACAATAACGAACGGAAAGTGGGCGATCCGGCCAAACGTCAGGCCATCACGAACCCCAAACGCACGATCACCTCGATCAAGCGTTTCATGGGCGAGACTTACGACCAGGTATCCAAGGAGATCGGCCGCGTAACCTATCCCGTCGTCAAAGGCGACAACAACACGCCCCGCGTAGAAATCGAAGGGCGCAAATACACGCCGCAGGAGATCTCGGCGATCATCCTGCAAAAGATGAAAAAAACCGCGGAGGACTACCTGGGCACCGAGGTGAGCGAAGCCGTCATCACGGTTCCGGCTTACTTCTCCGACTCGCAGCGCCAGGCTACCAAAGAGGCCGGCGAAATCGCGGGCCTGAAAGTACGCCGCATCATCAACGAGCCGACTGCCGCAGCACTGGCCTACGGCTTGGACAAAGCGCACAAGGACATGAAAATCGCCGTATACGACCTCGGTGGCGGTACGTTCGATATTTCGATCCTCGAACTGGGCGACGGCGTTTTCGAAGTGAAATCGACCAACGGCGATACCCACTTGGGCGGTGACGACTTCGACCACGTAATCATCGACTGGATGGCCGAAGAGTTCCAGAAACAGCACAACATCGACCTGCGCAAGGATCCGATGGCGATGCAGCGCCTGAAAGAGGCCGCAGAGAAGGCTAAGATCGAACTTTCGAGCGCCACCTCGACCGAGATCAACCTGCCGTATATCATGCCGGTGGACGGTATTCCGCAGCACTTGGTGATGACCCTTACCCGCTCGAAATTCGAACAACTGGCCGACAAGCTGATCCGCGACACCATCGAACCCTGTAAAAAGGCCCTCGCCGATGCAGGCCTCACGACCAGCGACATCAACGAGGTGATCCTCGTGGGCGGCTCGACCCGTATCCCGGCCATCCAGAAGGTAGTAGAGGATTTCTTCGGCAAAACTCCGTCAAAGGGCGTGAACCCGGACGAAGTGGTGGCCGTAGGCGCTGCGATCCAGGGCGGTGTGCTGACGGGGGAGGTAAAAGACGTGCTGCTGTTGGACGTCACCCCGCTGTCACTGGGTATCGAGACGATGGGCGGCGTGTTCACGCGCCTGATCGACTCCAACACGACGATCCCGACCCGCAAGAGCGAAGTTTTCTCGACCGCCTCGGACAACCAGCCGTCGGTAGAGATCCACATCCTGCAGGGTGAACGCCAGATGGCACGCGACAACAAAACGATCGGCCGTTTCCACCTCGACGGTATTCCCGCTGCACCGAGGGGTGTGCCCCAGATCGAAGTGACCTTCGATATCGATGCGAACGGCATCCTCAACGTATCGGCCAAGGATAAAGGTACGGGCAAGGAGCAGAAAATCCGCATCGAGGCTTCTTCGGGCCTGACCGAGCAGGAGATCCAGCGCATGCGCGACGAAGCGAAAGCCAACGAAGCGAAGGACAAAGAGGAGCGCGAGCGTGTCGACAAGGTAAATGCCGCCGACAGCATGATCTTCTCGACCGAGAAACAGCTCAAGGAGTACGGCGACAAACTGCCGTCGGACAAGAAGAGCGCGATCGAATCGGCTCTCGGGAAACTCAAAGAGGCCCACAAAGCCCAGAACCTCGCCGACATCGACAAGTACACCACCGAACTGAACAACGCTTGGCAGGCTGCTTCGCAGGACATTTACAATGCCCAGAATGCGGCGGGCAGCCAGGCCCAAGGTGCGGCCGACAGCGGAAACGCAGGTGCAGGTTCGGCAGGAAATGCCTCGGCAGGCAGCGGTTCGGCCAGCGGCGACAACGTAACCGACGTGGAATTCGAGGAGGTAAAATAA
- a CDS encoding WG repeat-containing protein, protein MIASIDQLLETLANPEGRFKTLEGIHLESENGEPHYSLHCGGAVAVFRVWWNSRPYELRFPLKDYERRNVQARQRAAYLQQVRAPYLAEYLFRGGEMLLFDASERFHYVDMVLAERPQGVLLGDFLAGVCDRGERASLVALRKEFCRMAAWLLRTPLVHGALKPANIIVMPGGAIRLVNYEAMCVPQMDDYAEHAADDRVALANLALGLTVLSASPEAYRALNGNSVFRTPVLRSSLLHLFDDLARQPGCGPMRQLTQMLQQSRYTPPQGEDLSAILEALADDPTEIVLPPRLMERIRVSSEPVGSVGTLSAETEIPAVPGPTDLSAYDWAGPMAEALICVQQGTKWGYLHSSGEIAIPLQYDWADDFLEGRAVVCVGGQFGLIDKEGREVLPPIYESIDWDCRHGVACVSYDGKIGLYDRNGDERVTPVYDWMGDVRESELLLVRKDGLCGYIRHSGEVAIPLQYEDAFDFGNDSLAQVTLQGRPLRIDMQGREVCT, encoded by the coding sequence ATGATAGCCTCAATCGATCAGTTGCTCGAAACCCTCGCCAATCCCGAGGGACGCTTCAAAACGCTGGAAGGGATTCACCTTGAAAGTGAAAACGGGGAGCCGCATTACAGCCTGCACTGCGGCGGCGCGGTTGCCGTTTTCCGGGTGTGGTGGAACAGCCGCCCGTATGAGTTGCGATTTCCGTTGAAAGATTATGAACGCCGGAATGTGCAGGCGCGGCAGCGGGCCGCTTACCTGCAGCAGGTGCGTGCGCCTTACCTCGCCGAATATTTGTTCCGGGGTGGGGAGATGCTGCTGTTCGATGCGTCGGAGCGCTTTCATTATGTCGATATGGTACTGGCAGAGCGGCCGCAAGGGGTGCTTCTCGGCGATTTTCTCGCAGGCGTGTGCGACCGGGGGGAGAGGGCGTCGCTTGTGGCGCTGAGGAAGGAGTTTTGCCGGATGGCAGCCTGGTTGTTGCGGACACCGCTCGTGCATGGCGCGTTGAAGCCCGCCAATATCATCGTTATGCCCGGCGGTGCGATCCGGCTTGTCAATTACGAAGCGATGTGCGTTCCGCAGATGGACGACTATGCGGAGCATGCGGCTGATGATCGTGTGGCATTGGCCAACCTGGCGCTGGGACTGACCGTGCTGAGTGCATCGCCGGAGGCCTATCGCGCACTCAACGGCAATTCGGTTTTCCGTACTCCGGTGCTCCGTTCCTCGCTGCTGCACCTGTTTGACGACCTGGCGCGCCAGCCGGGTTGCGGCCCGATGCGGCAGCTTACGCAAATGCTGCAGCAAAGCCGGTATACGCCGCCACAGGGAGAGGATTTGTCGGCGATACTCGAGGCTTTGGCCGATGATCCCACGGAGATTGTCTTGCCGCCAAGGTTAATGGAACGGATTCGTGTTTCATCCGAACCGGTCGGCTCCGTTGGAACATTGTCGGCCGAAACTGAAATTCCCGCAGTGCCGGGTCCGACCGATCTCTCGGCGTATGACTGGGCCGGGCCGATGGCGGAAGCATTGATCTGCGTGCAGCAGGGAACCAAATGGGGATATCTGCACAGCAGTGGTGAGATCGCCATTCCTTTGCAGTACGATTGGGCCGACGATTTCCTCGAGGGCCGCGCGGTGGTTTGTGTCGGCGGGCAGTTCGGGCTGATCGACAAAGAGGGGCGCGAAGTATTGCCGCCCATTTATGAATCGATCGACTGGGATTGCCGGCATGGAGTCGCGTGTGTCTCTTACGACGGTAAGATCGGATTGTACGACCGGAACGGAGACGAACGGGTCACTCCGGTTTACGACTGGATGGGCGATGTGCGCGAGTCGGAATTGCTGCTGGTTCGCAAGGACGGTCTTTGCGGCTATATCCGCCATTCGGGCGAAGTGGCGATTCCGTTGCAGTATGAGGATGCCTTCGATTTCGGGAACGATTCGCTCGCGCAGGTTACACTCCAGGGCCGCCCGTTGCGGATCGATATGCAGGGCCGTGAGGTATGTACGTGA
- a CDS encoding vWA domain-containing protein — MYSARISRKSPALFVILIDQSGSMEEPTSLYGRTVSKAEAVAATVNMLLGELLHRSRREEGYRDYFDIAVLGYHGERVEPLLSKGKRLVVKPSELYERDTPCRQVQRERRLPDGRTLFSVVEQREWIAPFAEGQTPMYAALLHAYELVRDWCAVRDHRECYPPAIFNITDGEASDSDEEGLSELAARIRGTGTDDGNALLMNIHISSDLTKTPVVFAASEEELPEQRYARLLYRMSSVMPPLYNENITALRGCAPGTFRGVSYNASMTDLIGMMNIGSVSVTLMD; from the coding sequence ATGTATTCCGCCCGAATCAGCAGGAAATCCCCTGCGCTGTTCGTTATTTTGATCGACCAGTCCGGCTCGATGGAAGAGCCGACCTCGCTGTACGGCCGTACGGTTTCCAAAGCCGAGGCGGTCGCCGCTACCGTTAATATGCTCCTCGGCGAGCTGCTGCATCGCAGCCGACGCGAAGAGGGTTACCGCGACTATTTCGACATTGCGGTGCTGGGGTATCACGGCGAGCGGGTCGAGCCGTTACTGTCCAAAGGAAAGCGTTTGGTCGTCAAACCTTCGGAACTGTATGAACGCGACACTCCGTGCCGGCAGGTGCAACGGGAGCGGCGGCTTCCCGACGGGCGGACGCTCTTTTCGGTGGTCGAACAGCGGGAGTGGATCGCGCCGTTTGCCGAAGGACAGACACCGATGTACGCCGCGCTGCTGCATGCGTACGAACTGGTCCGGGACTGGTGTGCGGTGCGGGATCACCGCGAATGTTACCCGCCTGCGATTTTCAATATCACCGACGGCGAAGCGTCGGACAGCGACGAGGAAGGGTTGTCCGAACTCGCCGCGCGCATTCGCGGGACGGGTACCGACGACGGCAATGCACTGCTGATGAATATTCATATCTCTTCGGACCTGACCAAAACCCCTGTGGTCTTCGCCGCTTCGGAAGAAGAACTGCCGGAACAGCGGTACGCCCGTTTGCTGTACCGGATGTCGAGTGTCATGCCCCCGCTCTATAACGAAAATATCACTGCGTTGCGCGGTTGTGCGCCCGGTACGTTCCGGGGCGTCAGTTACAATGCGTCGATGACCGACCTGATCGGCATGATGAATATCGGTTCGGTTTCAGTCACGTTAATGGATTAG
- a CDS encoding WG repeat-containing protein encodes MRFPTVGQYIESLANPQGLFRTLRDVVPLRNPYGELRLHAGNFSVVFKVGLPVQEKALSGMTGMGHYALKCYTRPCGRIGRVCAAVGALDVPYLVRCRYLPEELYVYDEYGRGAYFPAVLSEWVEGETLGRHVARLCGAGDREALSLLAGRFDRMALWLLQQPYAHGDIKPDNILVEPSGELRLIDLDGMFLPQFAGERSVVLGSPTCQHPLRDERCFDRDIDDYPLAILSLSLHALAAAPGLYDRYNDRENLILNAAEVAAGTSGLFAEQGRNWIDAGEGELAALWRALHAPVPAVAGLRAVFRALTGDRALELLAGYDVVEDGDRACALICHGGRYGYADLDRGVWTVYPLWEEAQPCSEGIAMVRGGGCWRAIDVTGRILSRFPEYTEVMPLREGRARICREGLYGFIDADGRESVAPVYPFAGAFREGRAKVRLQEDYFYIDRDGCKIGG; translated from the coding sequence TTGTGCCGTTGCGGAATCCTTATGGTGAATTGCGGCTCCACGCAGGGAATTTTTCCGTGGTATTCAAGGTCGGACTGCCGGTTCAGGAAAAAGCTCTTTCGGGAATGACAGGGATGGGCCATTATGCCCTGAAGTGTTATACGCGTCCCTGTGGCCGGATCGGGCGGGTTTGCGCCGCGGTTGGAGCGTTGGATGTGCCCTATCTGGTTCGGTGCCGTTATTTGCCGGAAGAACTTTACGTATACGATGAATACGGGCGGGGTGCCTATTTCCCGGCCGTCCTTTCGGAGTGGGTCGAAGGCGAAACGCTGGGACGGCATGTCGCCCGGCTTTGCGGGGCAGGGGACCGGGAGGCGCTCTCCCTGCTGGCCGGACGTTTCGACCGCATGGCCCTGTGGCTGTTGCAGCAACCGTATGCGCACGGGGATATCAAACCCGATAACATTCTGGTCGAGCCGTCGGGAGAGCTGCGGCTGATCGACCTGGACGGCATGTTCCTGCCGCAGTTTGCCGGGGAACGCAGTGTCGTGCTCGGATCTCCGACCTGTCAGCATCCCCTGCGCGACGAGCGTTGTTTCGACCGGGATATCGACGACTATCCGTTGGCGATCCTGTCGCTCAGCCTGCATGCGCTTGCTGCCGCTCCCGGGCTTTATGACCGGTATAACGATCGGGAGAACCTGATCCTCAATGCCGCCGAAGTGGCTGCCGGTACATCCGGACTGTTTGCGGAACAGGGACGGAACTGGATTGATGCGGGGGAGGGCGAATTGGCGGCCTTGTGGCGCGCGTTGCACGCTCCGGTCCCGGCCGTGGCGGGGCTCAGAGCCGTTTTCCGGGCGTTGACCGGCGACCGGGCACTGGAACTGCTGGCAGGGTACGACGTGGTGGAAGATGGTGACCGGGCATGCGCGTTGATCTGTCACGGCGGGCGGTACGGTTACGCCGACCTCGATCGCGGCGTCTGGACTGTGTATCCGCTTTGGGAGGAGGCTCAGCCCTGCTCCGAAGGCATTGCCATGGTACGCGGCGGCGGATGCTGGCGGGCGATCGATGTAACCGGGCGTATACTGAGCCGTTTCCCGGAATACACCGAGGTGATGCCGTTGCGCGAGGGGCGTGCCCGGATTTGCCGCGAGGGGCTGTACGGTTTTATCGATGCCGACGGCCGTGAATCGGTGGCGCCCGTTTATCCTTTTGCCGGAGCTTTTCGTGAAGGCCGGGCCAAGGTGCGGTTGCAGGAAGATTATTTTTATATAGACCGCGACGGATGCAAAATCGGGGGGTAA